In Nomascus leucogenys isolate Asia chromosome 3, Asia_NLE_v1, whole genome shotgun sequence, the genomic window CGTTTAAATAAGCCGTGTGTTCTAACCGTGCTTAGGTTTATTTTACAGAGGTGAGAGGACAGCACTTTTTGTTACTTTTGCTGTTGTTCTGTGGCCGGTTATTCCCAAGGGAGGATTCAGGCGATGGGGGAGGGGCGCGGCTGGTGTAGGAGGTCGGATGGAGAATGGGAAGGGAAGTGACGGACTTTGATTACCTTTGAACAGGTGGCCATGGCCTCATCGCCCACTCGGGGCCCCAGGGTTTCTGACTTATTTTCTGGGCTGCCGCCGGCGGTCACAACTCCCGCCAACCAGAGCGCAGAGGTCTCGGCGGGCAACGTGTCGGTGGCTGGCGCGGACGCTCCAGCCGTCACGCCCTTCCAGAGCCTGCAGCTGGTGCATCAACTGAAGGGGCTGATCGTGCTGCTCTACAGCGTCGTGGTGGTAGTGGGGCTGGTGGGCAACTGCCTGCTGGTGCTGGTGATCGCGCGTGTGCGCCGGCTGCACAACGTGACGAACTTCCTCATCGGCAACCTGGCCTTGTCCGACGTGCTCATGTGCACCGCCTGCGTGCCGCTCACGCTGGCCTATGCCTTCGAGCCACGCGGCTGGGTGTTCGGCGGCGGCCTGTGCCACCTGGTCTTCTTCCTGCAGCCGGTCACCGTCTATGTGTCGGTGTTCACGCTCACCACCATCGCAGTGGACCGCTACGTCGTGCTTGTGCACCCGCTGCGGCGGCGCATCTCGCTGCGCCTCAGCGCCTACGCGGTGCTGGCCATCTGGGCGCTGTCCGCGGTGCTGGCGCTGCCCGCCGCCGTGCACACCTATCATGTGGAGCTCAAGCCGCACGACGTGCGCCTCTGCGAGGAGTTCTGGGGCTCCCAGGAGCGCCAGCGCCAGCTCTACGCCTGGGGGCTGCTGCTGGTCACCTACCTGCTCCCTCTGCTGGTCATCCTCCTGTCTTACGTCCGGGTGTCAGTGAAGCTCCGCAACCGCGTGGTGCCTGGCTGCGTGACCCAGAGCCAGGCCGACTGGGACCGCGCGCGGCGCCGGCGCACCTTCTGCTTGCTGGTGGTGGTCGTGGTGGTGTTCGCTGTCTGCTGGCTGCCGCTGCACGTCTTCAACCTGCTGCGGGACCTCGACCCGCACGCCATCGACCCTTATGCCTTTGGGCTGGTGCAGTTGCTCTGCCACTGGCTCGCCATGAGCTCGGCCTGCTACAACCCCTTCATCTACGCCTGGCTGCACGACAGCTTCCGCGAGGAGCTGCGCAAACTGTTGGTCGCTTGGCCCCGCAAGATCGCCCCCCATGGCCAGAATATGACCGTCAGCGTAGTCATCTGATGCCACTTAGCCAGGCCTTGGTCAAGGAGCTCCACTTCAACTGGCCTCCGAGGGCACCACTCGAGGTCAATCTGGTGCTTATTCTCAGCACCAGAGCTAGCTAAGCCAACATAGGGCAACATTTCCAGCCCAGCCCTCTTGTCCGGCTGTCTGTCTTGTCCTTGTGTCTTTGTAAAATGTTAAGCGGGCTTTGgtgagagtcttgctctttgcTTGGGGGAGgccagagagagggaagaggatttattatttcttctttatgccCTTGAAGGACAAACAAAACTTTTTCTCCACGTTCAGAAAAGTATTTCAGAACCACGATTGCCTTCCTGGCGTCCCCTCCTCCTGCTCGTTGGTGAAATGAACAATATGAATGGGATTTAAAAGGAATGCGTTGGGCTTGGTAAAGATTTTCAGTTTGCCTTTAGAAAAAGGACCCAGCTGAGAGGACCCTGATATTGCTTAGTCCATTTGAACCCTGGCTTTCCTAGAATTTCaggtaaatatgtattaaaaatctACATCTAGGATTTCAGCATTTCCTGAATAAGACCTTTATATGCCAAAAGGGTTTTCGTTTTAAAACCACTTGAGTTTATAGTACAGAAACACCTACAAGCTCCCTTTAGAAAGGTCTTGCTATTgtttctcccctttcctccccaaCTACTATTTAAAAATGATGAGACGAATTAGTCAATGAAGAGACAGATAAAGAGGAAAAGGTCCAATTCACTTAAGAGGTCATTTAATTGTACCTAAGGACAGATAtcctctgtgtatgtgtgtttgtgtatgtgtgtgtatgtgtgggtacACATTCAGTGTTTGCCACAAAGTGGGCACtcaaatatttggttttctgaataCTCAATGTAAACTGTGTAGCGTGGCATTCTCTTGCAGTCTGTAATTGCTCACTTGCAACAGATCAACAGCTGTCATCTGACTGCTCAGCACCTGCTCTGTAGTGATTCTTGGAACATGATCAACCCAGAAATCGAGGACTGGCAGAAGTTTACTTAAGGACAGAACGGAAGAATAAGCTACCACCCACACGATGTGTAGATCAAACACTAATTACTTCCAGGGTTAAGGGAACAGGTGAAGACTGTGGAGCATGATACCAGGCTGATAATCatcacctcaacctcctgtgaGTTCTGTAAATGAGGACAAGTGCCTTGGGACAAAGGTCTCCACACTGTTAGAAGAGCAACTTGGGCAGTGAGGGCAGGGGTCTTGGGAAATGATACATAATATCCAGCTGTCAGATCAGCCTCTGTGTTCCCAGTAACTCAGTCACCATCTGTAAGGTTCAACTGCTTTCCCAGCTCACTGAACACAAGAATCACTGTTTCACTTCCTCCTGCTTCTCTTGTTCAGAAATAAGCTCACTCATTCATTAAAATGTGCcctaaaaggaaaggaaagagggatgATATGGGAATGACAAGGGTTTAATCCTATTACATTCATGTCAACAACCACGGTGGGAGTGGGAGTGATCACGATTGGGCTGGTTAGCATAGGAATCTTTAGTAGTTACAGGGCTAGACTTTTTGCACACAGTAAAGGGTAGGAAAGGCTGGtttgggagaaaggaaaaggcagGCAAAGATGGGTGTGGAGGTTACCTCTGG contains:
- the PRLHR gene encoding prolactin-releasing peptide receptor — encoded protein: MASSPTRGPRVSDLFSGLPPAVTTPANQSAEVSAGNVSVAGADAPAVTPFQSLQLVHQLKGLIVLLYSVVVVVGLVGNCLLVLVIARVRRLHNVTNFLIGNLALSDVLMCTACVPLTLAYAFEPRGWVFGGGLCHLVFFLQPVTVYVSVFTLTTIAVDRYVVLVHPLRRRISLRLSAYAVLAIWALSAVLALPAAVHTYHVELKPHDVRLCEEFWGSQERQRQLYAWGLLLVTYLLPLLVILLSYVRVSVKLRNRVVPGCVTQSQADWDRARRRRTFCLLVVVVVVFAVCWLPLHVFNLLRDLDPHAIDPYAFGLVQLLCHWLAMSSACYNPFIYAWLHDSFREELRKLLVAWPRKIAPHGQNMTVSVVI